The Bdellovibrionota bacterium sequence AAACCAGCATGGGTGAACCGAGGAGGATCAGGACCGAAAAGAATCCTGCCCATTCGCTGACTCTTCGGCTCAAAACGCGATACGCCATTCCGACAATGAAAAGAAACGAAAGCGCCGATAAAATTCGATAGCTCGATTCACGATCCCCGAATAACCGGACGAACAGCCCCCCAATCCAGAAGGGAAGCGGAGGTTTTGCGTTATAGCGCTCTCCCGAGAATGTAAGCGGCCATGCGTGTCCGCGGGACACTTCTCGGGTTACTTGGGCGTAAAGAGCGTCGTCATAATTGTGGATGGAGCCGTAGTTGAACCGCCACAAGAGCGATACGCCAATAAGAACGGCCGCGAGAAAGCCCGTCCAAACGTGCGCCAGATCCGAATCTCCGAAGAATTCCCAAAACCGAGACAACCGCCGAAAAAGACTCATTTATTCGTACGGTATCGGGAGGAGAGGGGGTGTCAAATCAAAGGAAGATCCGGCGGTTTGAATTCAGAACCGCCTCCGCATATACTGCCGCCCCTTTTGAGGGGAGGACGCCGGTGATGGCCAAAGAACAGCGACCACTTTACGAAGGAAAGGCAAAACAGCTTTTTACGGGCCCTGAAAAGGGCCATTACGTCATGCGCTTCAAGGACTCCGCGACCGCTTTCAACAACAAGAAGAAGGCGGAGATCGAAAGAAAAGGGCTCCTCAATCTTAAGATCTCGGCCAAGATGTTTGAATATCTCCGGGAGCATGGCGTCGACTCGCACTTCGTCCGGACGATCAATGAACGGGAGATGCTGGTGAAAGCGGTCACGATCGTGCCGCTGGAGGTGGTTGTCCGGAACATCGCCGCCGGAAGCCTCTGCAAACGTCTGGGAGTCGCTGAAAAAACCAAAATTGATCCGCCCCTCGTGGAGTTCTTCTATAAGAGCGATCCTT is a genomic window containing:
- the purC gene encoding phosphoribosylaminoimidazolesuccinocarboxamide synthase, with the translated sequence MAKEQRPLYEGKAKQLFTGPEKGHYVMRFKDSATAFNNKKKAEIERKGLLNLKISAKMFEYLREHGVDSHFVRTINEREMLVKAVTIVPLEVVVRNIAAGSLCKRLGVAEKTKIDPPLVEFFYKSDPLDDPLLTEDHIRMLKIATDREVAELKMKALQVNDLLRKYFEKLGILLVDFKIEFGRDNQGSLLLADEITPDGCRLWDAKTMEILDKDRFRKDLGGLVEAYDLVWDRMQKGHA